Proteins from a genomic interval of Vicinamibacteria bacterium:
- a CDS encoding ABC transporter ATP-binding protein, translating into MTTTDLAVSCRDVRKHFGEGETRIEALRGVDFSANFGELSFLVGPSGCGKTTLISVIAGLLDRTAGDMAVLGARMDDLSGTERVLFRRKNVGFVFQQYNLLPALTAAENVAVPLLAAGIPRPEAVHRAKSLLSRLGLGSRTGALPSTLSGGQQQRVAIARALVHEPRLVVCDEPTAALDHASGEAVMGLLAANAVHPDRAVIVVTHDTRVFHYAHSIAHMDDGRILEVSHPQGSSLTASPDQAQSSPQEAFA; encoded by the coding sequence ATGACCACTACCGACCTGGCCGTGTCGTGCCGTGACGTGCGCAAGCACTTCGGGGAGGGGGAGACCCGGATCGAGGCTCTGCGCGGGGTCGACTTCAGCGCGAACTTCGGGGAGCTGAGCTTTCTCGTCGGTCCCAGTGGCTGCGGCAAGACGACCCTGATCTCGGTCATCGCCGGCCTTCTGGACCGCACGGCCGGAGACATGGCCGTCCTAGGAGCGCGGATGGACGATCTTTCGGGCACCGAGCGCGTGCTCTTCCGCCGCAAGAACGTGGGCTTCGTCTTCCAGCAGTACAACCTGCTCCCGGCCCTGACCGCGGCCGAGAACGTAGCCGTGCCCCTGCTCGCGGCGGGAATCCCACGCCCGGAGGCCGTGCACCGGGCGAAGTCCCTTCTCTCGCGGCTCGGCCTCGGCAGCCGCACCGGCGCCCTCCCCTCGACCCTGTCCGGTGGGCAGCAGCAGCGGGTGGCGATCGCGCGCGCGCTCGTCCACGAGCCGCGCCTCGTGGTCTGTGACGAGCCCACCGCGGCCCTGGATCATGCCAGCGGCGAAGCCGTCATGGGCCTGCTGGCCGCGAACGCGGTCCACCCGGACCGGGCGGTGATCGTCGTGACCCACGACACGCGGGTGTTCCACTACGCCCACAGCATCGCCCACATGGACGATGGGCGGATCCTCGAGGTCAGCCACCCCCAGGGCTCCTCCCTTACGGCGAGCCCCGACCAAGCGCAGTCATCCCCCCAGGAGGCATTCGCATGA
- a CDS encoding ABC transporter permease yields MNFVALRMLTGDRAKYFGLVFAIAFCTFLLENQTSIFANILRRTASQILDVTDAEVWVMDPQTEYWEQTKALKDTDLTRVRGVPGVLWAARLFKGNPVAKTPRGKFAVSFLIGLDDATLAGAPRNMLLGSWEHLREPDSVVVDQAGYLLLFPGERLELGRTLEMNDHRVTIVGISDASPPFASLPVMHARYSEAVNFLGRERTQLSFVIARPTPGVSPQELTARIGALTALRARTTQEFMWDCVNYYLKNTGIPVNFGITIAVAIVVGTVVAGQTFYLFTVENLKQFGALKAMGVTNPRLIGMILLQAGSVAGLGFAIGTGMAATFFEITLNKIATRHIVLMWQCVGLTGACILFVVTVASILSIRRVLVLEPAEVFRG; encoded by the coding sequence ATGAACTTCGTGGCCTTGCGGATGCTGACCGGGGATCGGGCCAAGTACTTCGGTCTGGTCTTCGCCATCGCTTTTTGCACCTTCCTTCTGGAGAACCAGACCTCCATCTTTGCCAATATCCTGAGGCGGACGGCCAGCCAAATCCTCGACGTCACCGACGCCGAGGTGTGGGTGATGGATCCGCAGACCGAGTATTGGGAACAGACCAAAGCGCTCAAGGACACCGACTTGACCCGCGTCCGTGGGGTCCCGGGCGTCCTCTGGGCGGCCCGGCTTTTCAAGGGCAACCCGGTCGCCAAGACGCCGAGGGGGAAGTTTGCGGTGTCGTTCCTCATCGGTCTCGACGACGCGACCCTCGCCGGCGCTCCGCGGAACATGCTCCTGGGCTCCTGGGAGCACCTCCGCGAGCCGGACTCCGTGGTGGTGGACCAGGCGGGATACCTGCTGCTCTTTCCAGGCGAGCGGCTGGAACTCGGTCGTACCCTGGAGATGAACGACCACCGGGTCACGATCGTGGGCATCTCCGACGCCTCGCCGCCGTTTGCGAGCCTGCCCGTCATGCACGCGCGCTACAGCGAGGCCGTCAACTTCCTGGGACGGGAGCGGACCCAGCTCTCCTTCGTCATCGCACGTCCCACCCCGGGGGTGAGCCCCCAGGAGCTCACCGCCCGCATCGGGGCCCTGACCGCCCTCCGGGCCCGCACGACGCAGGAGTTCATGTGGGACTGCGTCAACTACTACCTCAAGAACACCGGCATCCCTGTCAACTTCGGGATCACCATCGCGGTAGCGATCGTGGTCGGGACGGTGGTGGCGGGCCAGACCTTCTACCTCTTCACGGTAGAGAACTTGAAGCAGTTCGGTGCCCTCAAGGCCATGGGGGTCACGAACCCGAGGCTCATCGGCATGATCCTGCTCCAGGCGGGGAGCGTGGCCGGCCTCGGCTTCGCGATCGGCACGGGCATGGCGGCCACCTTCTTCGAGATCACACTCAACAAGATAGCAACTCGTCACATCGTCCTCATGTGGCAGTGCGTGGGTCTCACCGGGGCCTGCATTCTCTTCGTGGTCACGGTGGCCAGTATCCTGAGCATCCGGCGGGTCCTCGTTCTCGAACCCGCCGAGGTCTTCCGGGGGTGA
- a CDS encoding UvrD-helicase domain-containing protein, whose protein sequence is MSFRPVDHEARVRARSDFTTSLVVEAGAGTGKTTLLVDRIEALVCSGTARLTEIAAVTFTENAATTMKLRLRERLERARAGDLPAPERARAAEALDVLERAPISTIHALCAALLQERPLDCGVLPGFRVADEAETDLLFADAWEAWLAERLVAGDSTLVDALDRGIPLEGIGPYDERTSLRGLARTLLDQRDLEPVAAEADVDPGAWRQELLLKAARARELTALVAPGDLLAARLQELVAFAEQSRFCEGTVLLAHLATLREIPKHFGHKPRWPSAEALQEARKIAEWTRTGPAAWNAARGAGLHGRLVRALRGVLVLYDKKKREGGLVDFLDLLLLARAALRDRESVRRYFRARFRFLLIDEFQDTDRLQVEIAQLLAGSAPGGLVVVGDAKQSIYRFRRAEVSLFRRLSEEAGAGKDRAVLHLTQSFRARPAILRFVNRVFADLIQPSVETDQPAYEPIDPPPGLPDEPAVVALRFDAPFASGEDLLRAEAGALAALIAQAAHGGYPVRDAAGGEPRGSRAGDVMVLARRLTQVRHLEEALEAAGLRFTVEGGKSFFDRQEVHEALAVLRAIDDPSDRVSLVAALRSSFLGVSDRNIVAYALAGGGLWLGKVDESKPGAESLGPALRLLDELHHRRTRASVPALLERLYQDTRILAALTGTRRGEAQVANLEKVAALARQAAELGVLTLRGFTSLLADRIQNAREEPDLPTTRPGDPATVRLLSIHRAKGLEAPLVALYDTADNAGAPVETVPLWDEGKIAIGFRWGCQPPGWDALVRKEEAKARAEARRLLYVACTRARDWLVIPKPPANARVGEFWKDLSSRLPPASDADVRVVDADTLPQGEAASARTELFALSAAEGGDAVAARWEAERRTLLDTAGKRPFVPVSVTRRARQEAPPPVAAAGPGGPDFGRLVHRVLEWVPLEEASPLRVRALAESLAPTLGLDREAGRRAGEHAARALALPVMQRARRAVRLWRELPLFFPEEEDLLEGIVDLVFEEEGSLVVVDYKTDAIEPAQALDQAASHAPQLQLYGRGLTQALGRPVKERLVLFTALGQAVPV, encoded by the coding sequence ATGAGCTTCCGGCCCGTCGACCACGAAGCCCGCGTGCGCGCCCGCAGTGACTTCACCACCAGCCTGGTGGTGGAAGCGGGGGCGGGCACGGGCAAGACCACCCTCCTCGTTGACCGGATCGAGGCCCTGGTGTGTTCGGGCACGGCCCGCCTGACCGAGATCGCGGCCGTCACCTTCACCGAGAACGCGGCCACCACCATGAAGCTGCGGCTGCGCGAGCGTCTGGAGAGAGCGCGCGCGGGCGACCTCCCCGCCCCCGAGCGCGCCCGGGCGGCGGAGGCGCTGGACGTGCTGGAGCGCGCCCCTATCTCCACCATCCACGCCCTCTGTGCCGCCCTCCTGCAGGAGCGTCCGCTGGACTGCGGCGTCCTTCCTGGCTTCCGCGTGGCTGACGAGGCGGAGACGGACCTTCTCTTCGCCGACGCCTGGGAAGCCTGGCTGGCCGAGCGTCTGGTGGCCGGCGACTCGACGCTGGTTGACGCTCTGGACCGCGGCATCCCCCTCGAGGGCATCGGCCCCTACGACGAGCGGACCTCCTTGCGGGGCCTGGCGCGCACCCTCCTCGACCAGCGGGACCTGGAGCCCGTGGCCGCGGAGGCGGACGTTGATCCGGGAGCCTGGAGGCAGGAGCTCCTTTTGAAAGCGGCGCGGGCGAGGGAGCTCACCGCTCTGGTGGCCCCCGGGGACCTGCTGGCCGCGCGCCTCCAAGAGCTGGTAGCCTTCGCCGAGCAATCTCGATTCTGCGAGGGCACGGTTCTGCTCGCCCACCTGGCGACGCTCCGGGAGATCCCTAAGCACTTCGGCCACAAGCCGCGCTGGCCCTCGGCGGAGGCCCTCCAAGAGGCGCGGAAGATCGCAGAGTGGACCCGGACCGGACCCGCGGCCTGGAACGCGGCCCGGGGGGCGGGCCTCCACGGAAGGCTGGTGAGGGCACTCCGCGGCGTGCTCGTCCTCTACGACAAGAAGAAGAGAGAGGGTGGGCTCGTCGATTTCCTCGACCTCCTCCTCCTGGCCCGGGCCGCCCTCCGCGACCGCGAGAGCGTCCGCCGCTATTTCCGCGCCCGCTTCCGCTTCCTCCTGATCGACGAGTTCCAGGACACCGACCGCCTGCAGGTCGAGATCGCCCAGCTCCTGGCGGGGTCGGCGCCGGGCGGGCTGGTGGTGGTGGGCGACGCCAAGCAATCGATCTACCGCTTCCGTCGGGCCGAGGTCTCGCTCTTCCGGCGGCTCTCGGAGGAAGCCGGCGCAGGGAAGGATCGGGCGGTGCTCCACCTCACCCAGAGCTTCCGCGCCCGCCCGGCTATCCTGCGCTTCGTCAACCGCGTCTTCGCCGATCTGATCCAGCCCTCGGTGGAAACGGATCAGCCGGCTTACGAGCCTATTGATCCCCCCCCCGGCCTGCCCGACGAGCCGGCGGTGGTGGCCCTCCGCTTCGACGCCCCCTTCGCTTCCGGCGAGGACCTCCTGCGCGCGGAAGCGGGGGCCCTGGCCGCCCTCATTGCCCAGGCCGCCCACGGCGGCTATCCGGTGCGGGACGCGGCGGGGGGGGAACCGCGGGGGAGCCGGGCCGGGGACGTCATGGTCCTCGCTCGTCGCCTCACCCAGGTGAGGCACCTGGAAGAGGCCCTCGAAGCGGCGGGGCTGCGGTTCACCGTGGAGGGTGGGAAGTCCTTCTTCGACCGCCAGGAGGTGCACGAGGCCCTGGCCGTGCTCCGCGCCATCGACGACCCATCGGACCGGGTGTCGCTGGTGGCCGCCCTGCGCTCCTCGTTCCTCGGGGTGAGCGACCGCAACATCGTGGCCTACGCGCTGGCGGGGGGCGGGCTCTGGCTGGGCAAGGTGGACGAGAGCAAGCCGGGGGCGGAGTCCCTGGGCCCCGCCCTCCGGCTCCTGGACGAGCTTCACCACCGACGGACCCGCGCGAGCGTTCCCGCCCTCCTGGAGCGCCTCTACCAGGACACGCGGATATTGGCCGCCCTCACCGGGACGAGGCGCGGGGAGGCCCAGGTCGCGAACTTGGAGAAGGTGGCCGCCCTAGCCCGCCAAGCCGCGGAGTTGGGGGTGCTCACCCTCCGGGGCTTCACCAGCCTCCTCGCGGATCGCATCCAAAACGCGCGCGAGGAGCCCGACCTGCCGACCACGCGGCCCGGCGATCCCGCGACCGTTCGCCTACTCTCGATCCACCGCGCCAAGGGCCTAGAGGCTCCCCTGGTCGCTCTGTACGATACCGCCGACAACGCGGGCGCCCCCGTGGAAACGGTGCCCCTATGGGACGAGGGCAAGATCGCCATCGGCTTCCGCTGGGGCTGCCAGCCCCCAGGCTGGGACGCCCTCGTCAGGAAGGAGGAGGCGAAGGCTCGGGCGGAGGCCCGGCGGCTGCTCTACGTGGCCTGCACCCGCGCCCGGGATTGGCTGGTCATACCCAAACCGCCCGCCAACGCCCGGGTAGGGGAGTTCTGGAAGGACCTTTCTTCGCGCCTCCCCCCCGCCTCGGACGCGGATGTGCGGGTCGTGGACGCGGACACCCTGCCCCAGGGGGAGGCGGCCAGTGCCCGGACCGAGCTCTTCGCCCTTTCCGCGGCCGAGGGGGGGGACGCGGTGGCCGCGCGCTGGGAGGCGGAGCGCCGCACGCTCCTCGATACCGCCGGCAAACGGCCGTTCGTTCCTGTTTCCGTCACGCGGCGGGCCCGGCAGGAGGCTCCCCCTCCCGTGGCCGCGGCCGGCCCGGGGGGGCCCGACTTCGGCCGCCTCGTCCACCGCGTCCTGGAATGGGTTCCCCTCGAGGAAGCCTCCCCGTTGCGCGTCCGGGCCCTCGCCGAGTCGCTCGCCCCCACCCTGGGCCTGGATCGGGAGGCCGGTCGACGGGCGGGCGAGCATGCGGCACGGGCCCTGGCCCTCCCCGTGATGCAGAGGGCGCGGCGCGCGGTGCGACTCTGGCGTGAGCTTCCCCTCTTCTTCCCCGAGGAGGAGGACCTTCTGGAGGGGATCGTGGACCTGGTCTTCGAGGAGGAGGGTTCTCTCGTGGTCGTGGACTACAAGACCGACGCCATTGAGCCGGCTCAGGCCCTGGACCAGGCTGCCTCCCATGCCCCCCAGCTCCAGCTCTACGGACGCGGTCTCACCCAGGCCCTGGGCCGCCCGGTCAAGGAGCGCCTCGTCCTCTTCACCGCCCTGGGCCAGGCCGTGCCCGTCTAG